TATGAAGCAAATGATGGCCCACATGATGATAAAAGGATTGTAATTGATGAGCTTGTTGGGCTTTGGTTTGCGCTTTCTTTTGTCCCTTTTTCTTGGATAAATGTTTTGATCGCTTTTGTTTTTTTTAGAATCTTTGATATTTGGAAGCCTTCTTTGGTAGGTTATTTTGATCAAAAGGTCAAAGGAGGGTGGGGCGTTGTTGGAGATGATGTGCTAGCTGGGATCCTAGCGGGTCTTGCAAGTGGAGCGGTTTTGAGGATCATTGACATCATCTCTCAAAAGTAGTTTTGCTTTAATGTTTTTGTGGTTTTAATTTTGGGTGTATTTCTCCACCCTTTTTTTTACCC
This DNA window, taken from Helicobacter kayseriensis, encodes the following:
- a CDS encoding phosphatidylglycerophosphatase A family protein; protein product: MNRFRGFIMSNKLRWCFLTLFGSGESPKASGTVGSVVALIMGIPILYLSNNTLFLCAVLIGLIAIRQIDLYEANDGPHDDKRIVIDELVGLWFALSFVPFSWINVLIAFVFFRIFDIWKPSLVGYFDQKVKGGWGVVGDDVLAGILAGLASGAVLRIIDIISQK